AGAACAAAATTTCACTTACCCATTCATAATTTTTAGAGAGATATTCTGCAACAGTTGATTTGTGCCTTGTCATTAGCTCCTGTATTACAAAAACATCGTTGACCAGTTTACTATAAAACAAACAGAatgacaaaaattttcataaaggACAAGTTGAAGGTCATCTAACAGCTTATGAATCAAGAGACAAAATGAGACATTTTTATGGGGACATGACTAAGAAAATtgagataaaaaattattaattgatttctgtAAGCAAACATGTTCTATAATTCTCTGGTCAATCCAAGTTAGTCTTAACACTCAACTACTAGTGGGATCACCAATATTTGTTTACTAGTAGAAATAAAAGCATAAAGAATAAGTATAGAGTCAGGAGTTGAAATGAAACATCAAAAACTTAATTTTCACTATAACAGAAGTACAAGAgacatattttattaatataaattcaCCTGCTAGTTTTATACAACTTATATCATTATTTTATGTACTGAaatttgtttattatttttaaacttcAGATGGGTTGACCCAGACCCAACCTGAACCAGAGGGCTTTGGTGCATGTTTTACTAATCCAATTATTTTTTATCTGCAAGCAATCTGATCCAAAACTTATTGTACAAGAACCCATTCTGATATGTTTGCTCAAATTTGACACATACTAGTATCATGCAGAAAATGGAGGAAAAAAACTATGTTGCTCATAagcatttttataaatataatattaatgttAAATGTGCCACAATCAACAAAAGTTAGCTAGGAAGTCAATCAAATGGATATCCTTGAATAGTTAACTAGCATtaagaaacataaaaaaatttatagctTGTATAAGTAAATTGACCTTAAAAGTTGCATAAGCATCCGATGCTATGTCAAAATTCGGAAGCTGGATAAAATCAAAGAATTTCTTCATGTGATCGGACTCCAAAACATACCTGCAACAATAAAATGAGGGATGAAGAGTTTAACTTGCaagttatttttttattgaaaaattcaaattttgaaaaagaGATTCTAAATCATGTCATAATGATCAATTAGCTCAACAAGCAGATAATCACATCTGAACTACAACAGAGAATAGCACTTCTAAATGCATTGAATGTAGTTGTAAGCCTCATAATATTAAACTTCATCCAACAATTTGAACTAACAAAAGAACTGAAAGCTAATAAATATGGttgaaacatgatttttttaaagaAGAATTGTCAGTAAATTTGCAGAGGTGTGAGAGTGCATATGTAATAGCCAtgattttaaaaacttaaatGATCATGTAATAGCTCACTAAATCTAGTTCTCATAAGCAGTCCACAATCTTTTATCATTTAAAGATAATACATATCCAAAGCAAAACTATGTTCACCTTACCTCTCGTAAACTCTCTCTCtgttgcattagataaaaatttcacacggttctcaataattttttcagATTTCTTTCAATCTAAACTTCCTAATGTACTTAATCTAGAATTAGAACTTcccatttaatataaaaattttaggcttatTACTCCAAGTACTCAAAACTGAATACACAAATTCTAAAAATCCAGTGTTGCTTAAGATTCTATCAGCCAAAACAAATATAACCTTGCTTGAAACTTGGATCAATAACAGAATAGGAGGAACAAAATTGTTTCACCGTTTGTTTGAAATTAAGAAATTTCTAACAGTGAATGGATTGTTCTTTTGGCCTTACATTAAATCATATATTCATTGAAACATACAATTGACTTGCACAACCAAGTATGTCTTAGAAATTTCAGATGTTACTCACTTGATGGAGATCATTCAATGAAAGTTCTGAGAATGAAGAACTAATAGCAATAGAATTCTAGTTGAATACATGACCAACCATAGGTAAGTTCAAGCCTTCACTTCAATCATTCTTGATAACATTCAAAGAAAAATAACAGTACATTGAAAGTTCATATGGCTAGCAGTACAAATGAAACTAGGCGTCTAATCCACTGGTCCAACTGATACATACCAACCAGTATTTATCAATCTGACTAAGCACAAATCACAGACCATATAGCTAGGAACCTCACAGTATACCACTTGAGTCCTGGTACCCAATTGGTCAGACAGATTGTCAAAACCTGTATTGAATTGGTATTGAAGACATAGTATAATACAATCTGTGTGACTTTAAAATGACCAAATCACCTTCTAGTATCAAAAAAACTTAACACTTGGCTTCTTACTATAACATCCTAGGCGGTGTCGGTTTGAAAAGGTCAAGGACAGAAGGCAAACAGCTAAGAGGAATCTGCTTAAGATTAAAGCTTTATTCTTAAAACTTAGTTCCACAAAACGACATGTCATCCTAGGTATGAAATGGCAAGACACACATATTCAAGAACCTGAGGATAACTAGGTGGCTATTAAAGTCCTTAAATTCATTATTCGTGTTTCTTCAACGTTGTAAACAAGATAAATTCAAGTCTTCAACTACAAGCACAAGAAAATGgttataaattagaaaaaaaaataattcaagtGACAGGAATTTGTAAATATCCAACTCAAGCAAAAGTTCCTGTGAAATGAAGGAAAACTGTCTTAAACTTTCTTAAAGTAGATTCCATTTTGTACTTAGAAATGCAACACCTATATGTATGGCTTTACACAGAGCACGACTGCTCTATCAGATAAAAAAATAACATTGTTTGATGTGCATAAAGAGTGATACCTGCAACCATCACCTTGAGGTGCAACAATTCAAATGGAATCTTTtgcatgacaaatgaaacatagaAGTCAAAGCATTCAGGGCATGTACCTTGCTATACTTTGATGCCGAATGCATTCTCTGAGCATGGCTCCGTAATGTAAAGCGATGTCCATGTCTTCATACCTGCATAAGTAACATGTTGATGTCTAAGATCATGAAGAAAGCCACAGGAAGAAAACAAAGCCAAAATCCAAAGTTGCCAGAAACTACATAATACTTCATAACAATACGGAAACAAGATTGCTGAACCAAGAATAAATCTGAAGCAAATTTCTAAATTCAACTTATACtaccataaaaaaaaatgatacacATTATTCTTGTTTCCTTTGTTGTCATCAAGTTATCTGCCCCATCTCTTGACTGACTTTTGCTACCAAATCATAATAATTTAGAATAAACAAATCTTACAAATTATTATCTAATTAACTTGCCAGTTCAGAGCACTAGCAATAATATATGTATTGTAAATCAAGAACATAGAGTACAATTTTTTAAATTAGGACAAGATCATTATTACTTATGACCAAGTTCAGGAAAACTTTCTTTCTCTTCACACAAATTTAAATTTTCAAGTTCAAATTAGATATGTAAACATCTTCCGTTTGTTACCATTGTTCAGTCAAACATAAAACTTCATAAAAGAATATAACTGGAATGCTTGGATTCCTTGCAAGGTTTTTATACATTGCTACCGCTTACACTGTGGCACTGAGAGAAGATAACAGGTACTGAGAAAAGATAAAGTTCATCTGCATATACCTAAATTATCAACATTTGAAATCCAGAGATTTTTCAAAGATATGGATAGGCAAACGTATTAATGTATCTAATCAATAACATTATCTACAAACATAGAAACAAGAGAACTCCAATAGAAATAAAGCATAATAAAGAACATAATTGTACGAACAAAATAACAGCAAGTTCCAGTAGGTTAAGGATGTTAAATGATAGGGAAAAGCAATGTTAtgttatatataactttaaattTACCCAGAAATCAAAAGATCTAAGAGATCTTTGTTAGCTTCCAAATACTCAGATGCAATCAATCGTGAATGGACctgttgcctttgcaaatttgccACAACTTGAGTAGCATCTTTACGAGCCTGCAAAATCTCATCAGAAACCAGAATTCAACAGCCAAATTACAATCTTATGAGTATGTTCAAAATGTGTCATTCAACAGAcattagaagaagaaaaaacagaGAAAAGCTTAACAAGGATAACCCTGGCATCTGTGAAGATtaatcatcaaagtcgatttgtgACTGACATACTTCTAAATTGAACTTTGGGAGACAAATTATTAGTAGACGTAGGGTGTTCTCTCTAAAGAACTCCTGAGTTAATTGCGCACAAGCTTCGGCAATTGGCTCCGATTCGCTGTTGCCATAAAGAATAAACTTCAGCTCCCGTAAATTTTTACATAATTCTGCCATCTGCTTAAAAAGAGTTGAATATAAGATCAATAGTATATGCCTAAAGATTCAGCAAATAGTAAATGATGATAAGAATCATTTAAGATGGACAAATACAaatttttaaacaaaaaaatatacAAGCATTAAAAAGATGGAACTTTATGCAGAAAAAAAAGATACATTCCTTATGAAAAAGGATGTATTTCTATAGAAACTTAACTAATTTGTTGTTGGTGAAACTACATTCCTAAAAATGGGATGCGAAGGTAAGTGCTCCAAGATCCTTACTGAAAAGACATTAGAATTCTTTTTCGGTTCATTTCCTCCGTAAAGTCAAAGAGACACCTAAAGCATAAAAGACTTGCTATCTCACTATGTAACTAGGCCGAGATTCCATAAGGCAGTAAAGGTATTTCTTGGCAACCCAACAAGCGCAAGGTGCTACACTGTTTTTGCTGCAAGTATTATCCAACCACTTGGTAaagagagcaattataggagtccATATTTTTCATACAACTGTCGTACTGTGACATTCCAAGTTTACTTATCATACACCAAGAGTACATCTTTCTTTaaataaaaggaaagaaaaaaatatgatcataaattaaataaattttagtgAGAATCAATCATTCCAAACAGAAAGATGCTTCGTTTTGGTTTTGTTTGCAATCCAACTAAGCCATAGTCGCAACGCAAAGGCTGTCTGCTTGAGCACATATGTGTGGGTAGGTACGAACAGCACATACTATTCCAGCCAACGAGCCAATGCATCCACAGGTAAAACCGTAAAATAAATTTCATGTCTATACAAAAGAGGTTTTAGTCCTCTACATCGACAATTGCAAAAAGGCATATTAATCATATTCTGCTTCTCCATTTGGATAACAGAGATCAGATTGCTCAAGGCATTCCCTTTATACTAATAAGAAATCATCCACATAAAAAGGAAGGGAAAACAGAACAACAAGGCTCAACAGAAACAGTCATAAGTGTTACTTCGGCTTTCTTTCAGCACATCACACGACAAACAACTTACTTTAAATCAAATCACATTCCCCAGTGCCAAAAGTATTCTTGCATTTACCAAAGGATATTCATTTACAACTAAAAAGTCCAAGTTTATAATCACAAGTGGGCCAATGGAAGTCAAATTCCGTACAGAGAGGAAAAAAAGTTTCAAACTTCATCCGAAATCCATCGAATAATCAACGAAACCAATCCGGATCCAAACCATCCAAAAAAAAGCAGAAAGGTTTTGACTCATCACCTTCTCCTGCCGCTTGGCGTCCTGGGAGTTCCAGTTGAGGTCAACGTACACGAGGAGGTCTCGCGCCTGCCGCACGACGTCGGCGGGGGTCCGCGGCTTCGACTTGAAGAGGCCCTTCATGGTTCTCGCGGGAGGCAACGGCGGCCTCCGGAGGAGGCGCGGCCACAAGATTGCGAGGCACCCCCGCTTGAGGGTGCCGCCGCAAGGGCTAGGGTTAGGGATCGTGGGGGTACGCCGGGGGATTCGGGAAGGGGGGCTTCGATCGCACGATGGTTCGGCGGGGGTTTCTCTTCGCTGGCGAACAGTACCAACGGGCAATGACGTCCATCCAAAACCGCAACAAACCcaacaaaataaaataacattaatctaAATTACACGTATGTCTGTCTTCTCGACGGTTCCTCcgaactaattattattattattattattatttattattattattattattattattaattgatatataaataagtaaataataggaaaaaaaatgaGAAATACGAAAGCGGCGGAGATTTTAAGAGGATAGCAAGACGGCATCTATTTATTGTGCATAGTTTACCACCCATGTTATTGGCAACTACATGGGCTCCACAGTGAACAGCCTCCAATGATGAAACAAGTCAACTGGGTATCGAACGATGGAGGTGCGGGAAGACTTTCCCTTGATGTCCGTTATCCGTCACGTGACGGCGAGGAGATACGCCCGACCTATCGCACTCGCCTCATACCTCtgtttatactttaaaaaaattaaaattgttataattataaaaataaaataattatatttatttattctaatatcatcgatcttattgataaaaatataaaaataataaataaaaaataaccgGGGCTTGaatatcaaatctatttcagtttCACTTGCTAACATGAGTTTGATATGATTTCATAGCATATTTCATAGACGTTTAAAGGAGTATATTGAACTAAGTCGAGGCAAGTGCTTACGGATAAATGGAATACGTGGTACCAGCTCAACATTTTCAATAAGTGATGATAAACGATGACAGTACCATGAATGACTGTTATGAATAAGAAGAATAACGATAAGAATTGATGCAGAGCGATGAAAGGATTGTTCGACAATTGCGTCGACGTCAACGTAAATGTAAAACGACTCTTATCTTTCGTCATCATTCTTTTTCACTCACAATAATTACCTATGATCCTTAGTGACATCATCGTCCATTATcattaattgaaatattaaaaatatatttttgatcgttattttttattttattaataaaatcgatGGTGTTAAAATAAATGAATCTATATATATCACTTTTATAATTgtagaaattttaatataaaattttaaaatctaaagaCTAAATTGATAAGTCTTAACTACGTAAAAACAATTTAGAATTAGCCTTGGATTTAAcataaaataatctataattagccttgAACTTAACACTAAATTTGTTACAGAAGGAGATATGGATTTAACCATATCTCCTCCAAATTTGTGTGATTCGTGACGAAGAACTAATAACATCAAACATGAACCTAACCAAACACTAAAAAATCCTACAATAAGTGATTTGGTGAAGgagccaaacaatgaccaaaccatcCTGCCATGAGCAACCACAATATTGTTTGATTACAGCATGTCTTATCTGAATTTTGGCTAAATTTCATCACACAAATAACCTTAAACATGTCCTACATAAATGATTTAGCATCTAAAATGTGGATCCACCAATTTGCAAAAACCAGCTTTTGTGGCTGacatgcatcagtaagcatctgaACAACAAAATCTAACACTTGAGTATACAAAGTGGAAGAAGCAGAAACTTGGTGGAAGGATTTTGGACCATCCTGCTACATTATTAGGTTCTCATCAGCATCTTATAAGATGAGATTTACAATAACTAGCACAttatacatgcccaaatttgtggCAGATAGAATCACACAGACAAAATGCCCATCACACCTATTGATGGATCAAATTACCCGTTTTGTTTCAGAACTTGAATTTCAATTGATTGATATCTTCAGCATGCTCATGAAAATAACAGGTTGATCAATGGACATCCTAAAGCATGATTTGTTGTGCTTTAGAAGCACATAAAATTGCCTCCAAAGATGAAAGTACAGAGAATGaaaattatttgaaaataatggcatcACGTCCTGGTCCGACACCAATGTAGTGAATGGGGACACCAACAAGCTCTTCTATCCTCTCAACATACCGCTGAGCAGATTTGGGAAGGTCGTTGTAGTTCCGAATGGATGAAATATCACTTTGCCACCCAGGTAACACTTCATATTCAACCTACATCACCCAATAAAAACAAGCAAGAATGGCAGTTATTGCAATGCTCAGCACCTATTTATTAAATTGAGTACGGTCGATACTTCAAAATGACCCAAATAGAAGACAAAAGTAAATTCAAAACTTGCCTGTATTTGCTCCAGAAGGCGAAGATCTGCAGGGAATGAGGAGACCTTTTCACCACCATTTTGCATATACGAAACACCAAGCTTGATTTCTGAAAGCTCAGATAGCACATCAAGCTTGGTGAGATTAAGAGACGAAAAACCATTTAGCTGGCAGCAATACTTTAGTGCAACTATATCAAGCCAGCCACAGCGGCGAGGGCGACCAGTAGTTGTTCCGAACTCCATCCCAGTGACCCTAAGAAGGTCACCATCTTTACCTAAAATTTCAGTTGGAAAAGGACCAGAACCAACTCTGGTTGTGTAAGCTTTCACCTGCACAATCATTAAAATATGAAGGATAAAGCAGAAAAgggaaaatcaattggtaaaggtGAATATATATAATTCTACTTACAACACCAATTATGTCATCCAAGCATCTCGGAGCTATTCCAAGTCCTGTGCATATTCCACCAGCTGAGGGATTTGAGGACGTCACAAATGGGTAAGTCCCAAAATCAATATCCAACATAGTTGCTTGACCACCTTCAactaatattttcttcttttgcaaGATAGACTCATTCAGGACATGTACGGTATCAGCAATAAATGGTTCCAATCTCTCCGCAAATCTCTTGTACCTCTCAACTTCCTCGTTAAACATGTTAACACTGTACTTAAATCCTTCAAACCGAGAAGCAGCATCCCTCAATAAAGTATCAAGCTTCTGAGCAAAAGTATCCATATGTTTGAGGTCACAAACTCTTACTCCATTTCGGATAACCTTGCTTGAATAGCAAGGACCAATTCCTCGCTTTGTTGTTCCAATAAACGAATTAGCAAGCTCTGCTTCTCTAAGTCCATCTACAACTTGATGAAAATCAAACAACAAATGGGCACGATCTGACACCAATATTCTTCCCTTGCAAGAGATTCCATTAGATTCCAAACCATCAATTTCTTGAAATAGCCCAGGAAGATGCACTACCACCCCATTACCAATTACACATAGAGTTTCCTCATTAAGGATTCCTGAAGGAACAAGATGAAGTGCAAATTTTTTGCCCTCAGCATTGTAAATGGTATGTCCAGCATTTGCACCACCCTGATGCCAAAAAAAAAGGCCATAAGATAATTGCTGAAACAATGAGCAAGCAATTACCATTTGTTAGCTTCAAGGGTTCACTCATTTGATCATGGATAATAAAAAAACTGGATTTAAATTATCTAAAAGTTCAGAAACATGGAACAGGagcatatgaaaaataaaaattagattaAACAATTTCTGTATATTACCTAGCCAACTAGATATAATAACTTATTTTCATTTTTGGCTAATCATGATATCCAATTAACATGAAGTTGGATACATGGTCATGCCACGCTTATTAGCACATAATCTAAGCATGAAACCATAAATATGATCCCTAATTAAACTTAGAACATAACATCTTTTAACACCACACAATTAATAGAGTAAAAggccttgaaaaaaaaaaatcagactgAATCATGTATATCTAAAACCTGACAGACAAGACATACTGGAAGTATAAAGAACAAAAGTCAGAACTAACAAGGAACAAAGGAAATTGCCAGCTTCTGTTCAGATGATGGCAAAATTGGCATAAAGTGAGAATGCCCTGAGTGATCAGTATACGACTGGCTGTTATACGACAATCAACTTAATCTGTTCCCCTTTTTTCCTGGTCATCTTTAAGTCTATTCACCTAACAGTGCTGCTCCTACAGATCTTTAGTCTATTCACCTAACAGCACTGCTCCTAATTATCTCTGTATATCTCTCTTTATCAATCAACTATACCAATTAATTGGCCCACAAGTAGAACCCATTGCTACATGGAGTATATGACACAGTAAACCTAAAAGCAGGGACATATACAAAAAAGAAGCGAGCCTGGATGTTTACCATATTTGACTGTGCacgaaaaataattaaattcttcACTTAAGACGTATGTATCTACTACATTCTAATTATTGAGATATAGGTATATTTATTTTCCAAGAAATTCCTTCGTATCAGGGGCATCAttgaaaatattttcatatgttaATTGAATGGAGAAAACAAACTGATGTTTCCAGTactgagagagaaaaaaagagatacaaaaccaAGTTATATACCAGACTTTTGATGCAGAACCAGTTATACATTATCTAAATGAATTCCAGAATTAATCAACCAACTGTAATGCTAAAAATCTTTAAAGATAGACAAATGTTACACTAAATCAAATTGCATGTCATTTTCTTCAGTTCTCTTGGAAAAACAGCAAGGAAAAAACATATGACAAACAAAAGATAAGAGTACATGGATCAGTTTGAGCAGAGAGAGAAAAGATTCCTTGTGCATGTTATACATATGCACCATTCCACCACTCCATTAATCCCACCGACCAATATGCACTTACTGCCCCATAATGTTAACAAATCAATGAATCTCAACAATATTCCTTGATCAAGAAAAGTACTACAAGAAATAACCTAACTTCTTATCATGATGCTATTAgtttctatcatacccttatacaaTGGGACATTTGCCCCCATTCGGTTCACCGGATGGAACAGCTATTCCTCACATCATCCCTCTCTTATCCTCCCCTGCACAATAAATTTACTCCTGCCCCTTGCTTTCTTCAtcttttctctttccttttcCCTCCCAACTAACAGCATGTTGCAAGCAACCAGGTCAACAGTTCTTAAAAATGATTCTTTAATATTTCATAGTCTATACTTGTTAAGTTATTGATTATATTATTTCCACAGGGCCTAATTTACTGCCagactataataaaataattcttTAATATCTAGCTTGTATGCTGTGCTGAAAAAGTTATCAGTCATTCTACTTCTATAGGGTCACACAATAATGAGAAAACATATTGGGTTAGATGATTAAGCAGTGTCCAGCTGTTTTGGATCATCTATTTGTTTCTTCCATCCTACTCTCTGCTAGTGTCAGCACCACACTTATTAGACTTATCTATTTGACATGACAAGCAGAATAGAAAAATATCCATGTGagaaccatctctctctctctccccctcaaacacacacacactttcTTCGTACTACTTGTTTATGTAGCTAGAAGATAGATCTCTTGATAATTAATTCAACTCCAACTAAAACCTCCAGACTGAATGATAAAGTTGATCTGGTATCTGATTTGAAGCACGGTTATACAGTGAAAGATGCTCTCTTACCTTTCACCCTGGGTCACCTTTTAGATTCCAATATGGCTGGATGACCAGCATAATTCAGCTGGACACAGTCAACTATCTGAAAGCATGGCCAACCTCGGCTCTTGGCTGACAATGAGTTCAGCTGCCAGTGCAAGGTCAGCAAATGCTCACCAGGTCTCCCACAGTGGCTGCCTCATGTGACATTAACAGAGCACACGCCTGAATTATCTAATGTATCTTACGTCAAGAACAGGTCTGAGTAGGGCTTCTAGGTCAAACAAGCTAAGGCACTCCACCACTAGACAGAAGTATGGATTGAGTGGTAGCAGCCTCAACTAATGCTAATGCAATAGGCTAGGTGCAGAATAAAAGTACCATTCAGGTCAATGACAGTTTAGCAGTATTACACTTCATGGTAGACTCAATTGACATAAAACTTTCTGCGCTCTTTTTCCCTGGCTATACCTCAATATACATTACCAATTCCCCACAAAACACCATCTGGCAGTACTTTATGCCATGGCATAATTAAGCCAAGTGTCAGAAACACATTGGAACCTTCAAGAGGCTAGAGATCATAATGATATCCAGATCAACTGTATCTAATGTTTTCGACCAAAAGCTATTATAGACTAGACAAGTTTCATTGTTGTCTTGTAAGTGCAAAGAATCCTCATGAGTCTGTATCAAAAATGCCTTGAGAGAGGGATACTGAAGCATTTAGGTACCCTATCACAGATTAGGACCAGGAAATAGCATTTATCAAAAGCACTATTCAAACATTCAGCTACGATAAAAAGTATGAAAAAGGGTCTTTATTGACCAATTGTTTG
The sequence above is a segment of the Musa acuminata AAA Group cultivar baxijiao unplaced genomic scaffold, Cavendish_Baxijiao_AAA HiC_scaffold_1033, whole genome shotgun sequence genome. Coding sequences within it:
- the LOC135665610 gene encoding adenylosuccinate synthetase, chloroplastic-like, with amino-acid sequence MTISSVAFGPASPALGRRCPPCSVGGRTWRPLGASSFCISRGLEWPRRAAARVVAPAASLSAVEEIDQVDRIASLSQVASVLGTQWGDEGKGKLVDVLAKNFDVVARCQGGANAGHTIYNAEGKKFALHLVPSGILNEETLCVIGNGVVVHLPGLFQEIDGLESNGISCKGRILVSDRAHLLFDFHQVVDGLREAELANSFIGTTKRGIGPCYSSKVIRNGVRVCDLKHMDTFAQKLDTLLRDAASRFEGFKYSVNMFNEEVERYKRFAERLEPFIADTVHVLNESILQKKKILVEGGQATMLDIDFGTYPFVTSSNPSAGGICTGLGIAPRCLDDIIGVVKAYTTRVGSGPFPTEILGKDGDLLRVTGMEFGTTTGRPRRCGWLDIVALKYCCQLNGFSSLNLTKLDVLSELSEIKLGVSYMQNGGEKVSSFPADLRLLEQIQVEYEVLPGWQSDISSIRNYNDLPKSAQRYVERIEELVGVPIHYIGVGPGRDAIIFK
- the LOC135665602 gene encoding putative MO25-like protein At5g47540; protein product: MKGLFKSKPRTPADVVRQARDLLVYVDLNWNSQDAKRQEKMAELCKNLRELKFILYGNSESEPIAEACAQLTQEFFRENTLRLLIICLPKFNLEARKDATQVVANLQRQQVHSRLIASEYLEANKDLLDLLISGYEDMDIALHYGAMLRECIRHQSIARYVLESDHMKKFFDFIQLPNFDIASDAYATFKELMTRHKSTVAEYLSKNYEWFFTEFNSRLLSSPNYITRRQAVKLLGDMLLDRSNSAVMVRYVSSKDNLMILMNLLRESSKNIQIEAFHVFKLFVANQNKPPEIISILTTNKKKLLRLLQDIKLDKEDEQFEGDKAQVIREIEALN